A single genomic interval of Noviherbaspirillum cavernae harbors:
- a CDS encoding ABC transporter ATP-binding protein, with protein MTSANKTPLLSANGVTVRFGGLTAIDNVSFDVYPGELLGLIGPNGAGKTTMLRAITGVVRATEGNVTLEGESLNGLPIHKRIQKGLSLSQQLVKPFREISVLDNVALAAGVARTHSPLKSLMHVSQKEEEAIGRQMLERVGIAAHADQKPGIQPLGILKRLEMARALALKPKLFLLDEPLAGLNSKEANALATTIAEINRQGVTIILIEHNLGEVMRICQRLVVLDNGRKIASGEPRAVMNDPAVRAAYLGGDTIAEAGVKETAHAGDAHA; from the coding sequence ATGACGTCTGCAAACAAGACTCCCCTGCTGTCGGCCAACGGCGTCACGGTGCGCTTCGGTGGCCTGACCGCCATCGACAACGTATCGTTCGACGTCTACCCCGGCGAACTGCTGGGCCTGATCGGCCCGAACGGCGCAGGCAAGACCACCATGCTGCGCGCCATCACCGGCGTCGTGCGTGCCACCGAAGGCAATGTCACGCTGGAAGGCGAATCGCTGAACGGCTTGCCGATTCACAAGCGCATCCAGAAAGGCTTGTCGCTGTCGCAGCAATTGGTCAAACCGTTCCGTGAAATCTCGGTGCTGGACAACGTCGCACTGGCTGCCGGCGTGGCGCGCACGCACTCGCCGCTCAAGTCCTTGATGCATGTCTCGCAAAAGGAAGAAGAAGCCATCGGCCGCCAGATGCTGGAGCGTGTCGGCATCGCTGCACACGCCGACCAGAAGCCCGGCATCCAGCCGCTCGGCATCTTGAAGCGACTGGAAATGGCGCGTGCACTGGCGTTGAAGCCCAAGCTGTTTCTGCTGGACGAACCGCTGGCCGGGCTCAATTCCAAGGAAGCGAACGCGCTTGCCACCACCATCGCCGAGATCAACCGTCAGGGCGTGACGATCATCCTGATCGAGCACAACCTCGGTGAAGTGATGCGCATCTGCCAGCGCCTCGTGGTGCTGGACAACGGCCGCAAGATCGCCAGCGGCGAACCGCGCGCGGTGATGAACGATCCCGCCGTGCGCGCTGCCTATCTCGGCGGCGACACGATCGCGGAAGCAGGCGTGAAGGAAACAGCACACGCAGGAGACGCTCATGCTTGA
- a CDS encoding branched-chain amino acid ABC transporter permease has translation MLFLELIAQGLVQGSIYALVALGLTLVYGLLRILHVAHAALFTLGGYIGVLVMNSSGSMSLAFMAAMVAAGIMGIAMYRLCYAPMLKQPPFVALIASIGLYIAFEELFRIIFGASGLSYQAPPLQEQVALFGGLQFKQAELMVMASTAIIIAVLGYLQNKTRVGVACQATVSDPQMAQSFGISLNKVRDINFFVGSALAGFAGVWVALLNNLVEPTMGSVPSYKGLAIIVLGGMGSVRGTLLAALILGVVESFGTIYLGKFLDRNAIAFAFLIIVLMLRPQGLFARR, from the coding sequence ATGCTCTTCCTGGAGCTGATCGCACAGGGTCTCGTACAAGGCAGCATCTACGCCCTCGTGGCGCTGGGGCTGACGCTGGTGTACGGCCTGCTGCGCATTCTGCACGTGGCACATGCCGCGTTATTCACACTCGGCGGGTACATCGGCGTGCTCGTCATGAACTCTTCCGGCAGCATGTCGCTGGCATTCATGGCCGCGATGGTGGCGGCGGGCATCATGGGCATCGCCATGTATCGCCTGTGCTACGCGCCGATGCTGAAGCAGCCGCCCTTCGTGGCGCTGATTGCATCGATCGGCCTGTACATCGCCTTCGAGGAATTGTTCCGCATCATCTTCGGCGCGTCCGGCCTGTCCTATCAGGCACCGCCGCTGCAAGAACAAGTCGCTTTGTTCGGCGGACTGCAATTCAAGCAAGCCGAACTGATGGTCATGGCCAGCACCGCCATCATCATCGCCGTGCTCGGCTATCTGCAAAACAAGACGCGCGTCGGCGTCGCCTGCCAGGCGACCGTGTCCGATCCGCAGATGGCGCAGTCCTTCGGCATCAGCCTGAACAAGGTGCGCGACATCAACTTCTTCGTCGGTTCCGCACTGGCCGGTTTCGCCGGCGTGTGGGTCGCGCTGCTGAACAATCTGGTCGAACCGACCATGGGCAGCGTGCCGTCCTACAAGGGTCTGGCGATCATCGTGCTGGGTGGCATGGGCTCGGTGCGCGGCACCTTGCTGGCGGCGCTGATCCTGGGCGTGGTCGAATCCTTCGGCACGATCTATCTCGGCAAATTCCTCGACCGTAACGCGATTGCCTTCGCGTTCCTGATCATTGTGCTGATGTTGCGTCCGCAGGGACTGTTTGCGCGGAGATAA
- a CDS encoding ABC transporter ATP-binding protein, producing MLEIKNMSCGYGAFEAVGDLSLTLKPGSITGLLGANGAGKSSTLMCVAGHVAMKSGDMLFEGESISKLSPEQRVKRGIAISPEGRRLFKDLTVEDNLRVGGLIQPASHFAKDRDYVLSMFPRLGERLTSLAGNLSGGEQQMLAIGRALMTRPKLIMIDELSLGLMPKVIDLCYRALKQLQQDGMTILLVEQNTDRVLSVADDVCVLESGRTVWQGKADDARNDPTLAAAYLGLH from the coding sequence ATGCTTGAAATCAAAAACATGTCATGCGGCTACGGCGCATTCGAAGCGGTCGGCGACCTGTCGCTGACCCTGAAGCCGGGCAGCATCACCGGCCTGCTCGGCGCAAACGGCGCAGGAAAATCCTCCACACTGATGTGCGTCGCGGGCCACGTCGCGATGAAAAGCGGCGACATGCTGTTCGAAGGCGAAAGCATCAGCAAGCTCTCGCCCGAGCAGCGCGTCAAGCGCGGCATCGCCATCTCGCCCGAAGGCCGTCGCCTGTTCAAGGACTTGACCGTGGAAGACAACCTGCGCGTCGGCGGCCTGATCCAGCCGGCCTCGCATTTCGCGAAGGACCGCGATTACGTGCTGAGCATGTTCCCGCGCCTTGGCGAACGCCTGACCTCGCTGGCGGGCAACCTGTCCGGCGGCGAACAGCAGATGCTCGCCATCGGCCGTGCGCTGATGACGCGACCCAAGCTGATCATGATCGATGAACTGTCGCTGGGCCTGATGCCCAAGGTCATCGACCTCTGCTATCGCGCCCTGAAGCAATTGCAGCAGGACGGCATGACGATTCTGCTGGTGGAACAAAACACCGACCGCGTGCTGTCGGTGGCCGACGATGTCTGCGTGCTCGAATCGGGCCGCACCGTCTGGCAAGGCAAGGCTGACGACGCGCGCAACGACCCAACTTTAGCTGCGGCCTATCTGGGTTTGCATTGA
- a CDS encoding branched-chain amino acid ABC transporter permease, whose translation MDYEISLLTSMGISVLFALSLNLITGFCGQISLGHAAFLGIGAYLSAMLCKTGLPFFATLPLAMLLAGFIGVIVGLASLRVRADFLAITTMGVGFLFVGIVRQQDWLGGELGVSGIPDSGLSKIGFMTLTLVLCAATAALCIYIKKSWMGRVFNGVAEDEDTMRVLGIDVPRYKLAAFAIGTALAGLAGALYAQNLKFIGPDSFGFVESITVLSMVVVGGIGSVPGVVFGAAVLSALPAWFQFIGDYKLLVYGGLLFLMMRFSPSGVAGMVSRVFNKGGRA comes from the coding sequence ATGGATTACGAAATTTCCCTACTGACCTCGATGGGCATCAGCGTGCTGTTCGCCCTGTCGTTAAACCTGATCACCGGTTTCTGCGGCCAGATCAGCCTCGGCCACGCGGCCTTCCTCGGCATCGGCGCCTATCTGTCGGCGATGCTGTGCAAGACCGGCCTGCCTTTCTTCGCGACGCTGCCGCTGGCAATGCTGCTGGCCGGCTTCATCGGCGTCATCGTCGGTCTGGCCAGCCTGCGGGTGCGGGCCGACTTCCTCGCCATCACGACGATGGGCGTGGGCTTCCTGTTCGTCGGCATCGTGCGCCAGCAGGACTGGCTCGGTGGCGAACTGGGCGTGTCGGGCATTCCCGATTCCGGCCTGTCGAAGATCGGCTTCATGACGCTGACGCTGGTGCTGTGCGCGGCGACGGCGGCGCTCTGCATCTACATCAAGAAGTCGTGGATGGGCCGCGTGTTCAACGGCGTGGCGGAAGATGAAGACACCATGCGCGTGCTCGGCATCGACGTGCCGCGTTACAAGCTCGCCGCGTTCGCCATCGGCACCGCGCTGGCAGGCCTGGCTGGTGCGCTCTATGCGCAGAACCTGAAGTTCATCGGCCCCGACAGCTTCGGCTTCGTCGAATCGATCACCGTGCTGTCGATGGTCGTCGTCGGCGGCATCGGCTCCGTACCTGGCGTGGTGTTCGGCGCAGCGGTGTTGTCCGCCCTGCCGGCCTGGTTCCAGTTCATCGGCGACTACAAGCTGCTGGTGTACGGCGGCCTGCTGTTCCTGATGATGCGCTTCTCGCCCAGCGGCGTGGCCGGCATGGTGTCCCGCGTCTTCAACAAGGGAGGTCGCGCATGA
- the hutU gene encoding urocanate hydratase, with protein MTTITENTTLTNDPRWDASREIRAPRGSEKVCKSWQTEAAYRMLQNNLDPEVAENPKHLVVYGGIGRAARNWECYDKILDVLKNLNDDESLLVQSGKPVGVFQTHADAPRVLLANSNLVPKWGNWEHFNELDRKGLFMYGQMTAGSWIYIGSQGIVQGTYETFGEAGRQHFGGSLAGRWILTAGLGGMGGAQPLAATLAGAVSLNIECQQSSIDFRLRTRYLDKQAKDIDDAIALIKYHTERKEAVSIGLLGNAAEILPELVKRAKAGGIKPDLVTDQTSAHDLINGYLPAGWTVAQWKAAQQDQSQHAKLSDAAAKSCAIHVQAMLDFQALGSYVVDYGNNIRQVALDQGIKNAFDFPGFVPAYIRPLFCEGKGPFRWVALSGDPEDIYKTDAKIKELFPDNKHVHNWLDMARDRIAFQGLPARICWLGLGERHIAGLAFNEMVKNGELKAPIVIGRDHLDTGSVASPNRETESMKDGTDAVSDWPLLNALLNTAGGATWVSLHHGGGVGMGYSQHSGVVIVADGTEAAAKRLGRVLVNDCGSGVMRHADAGYETAIACAKRNGLNLPMIK; from the coding sequence ATGACTACCATCACCGAGAACACCACCCTGACCAACGACCCGCGCTGGGACGCATCCCGCGAGATCCGCGCGCCGCGCGGCAGCGAGAAGGTCTGCAAGAGCTGGCAGACCGAAGCGGCCTACCGCATGCTGCAAAACAACCTCGACCCCGAAGTGGCCGAGAACCCGAAGCACCTCGTGGTGTACGGCGGCATCGGCCGCGCCGCCCGCAACTGGGAATGCTACGACAAGATCCTCGACGTCCTGAAGAACCTGAACGACGACGAATCGCTCTTGGTGCAATCCGGCAAGCCGGTCGGCGTGTTCCAGACCCATGCCGACGCCCCGCGCGTCTTGCTCGCCAACTCCAACCTCGTGCCGAAATGGGGCAACTGGGAGCACTTCAACGAACTCGACCGCAAGGGCCTGTTCATGTACGGCCAGATGACCGCCGGCTCCTGGATCTACATCGGCAGCCAGGGCATCGTGCAAGGCACCTATGAAACCTTCGGCGAAGCCGGCCGCCAGCACTTCGGCGGCAGCCTCGCCGGGCGCTGGATCCTGACCGCGGGTCTGGGCGGCATGGGCGGCGCGCAACCCTTGGCCGCCACCCTGGCCGGCGCCGTCTCGCTCAACATCGAATGCCAGCAAAGCAGCATCGACTTCCGCCTGCGCACCCGCTATCTCGACAAGCAGGCGAAGGACATCGACGACGCCATCGCCCTGATCAAATACCACACCGAACGCAAGGAAGCCGTCTCCATCGGCCTGCTCGGCAACGCCGCCGAAATCCTGCCGGAACTGGTCAAGCGCGCCAAGGCCGGCGGCATCAAGCCCGACCTCGTCACCGACCAGACCTCGGCGCACGACCTGATCAACGGCTACCTGCCGGCCGGCTGGACTGTCGCGCAATGGAAAGCCGCGCAACAGGACCAGAGCCAGCACGCCAAATTGAGCGATGCCGCCGCCAAGTCCTGCGCGATCCACGTGCAAGCCATGCTCGACTTCCAGGCGCTCGGCAGCTACGTGGTCGACTACGGCAACAACATCCGCCAGGTCGCGCTGGATCAGGGCATCAAGAATGCGTTCGACTTCCCCGGTTTCGTGCCGGCCTACATCCGTCCGCTGTTCTGCGAAGGCAAGGGCCCGTTCCGCTGGGTGGCGCTGTCCGGCGACCCGGAAGACATCTACAAGACCGATGCCAAGATCAAGGAACTGTTCCCCGACAACAAGCACGTGCACAACTGGCTCGACATGGCGCGCGACCGCATCGCCTTCCAGGGCTTGCCGGCACGCATCTGCTGGCTCGGCCTGGGCGAACGCCACATCGCCGGTCTCGCCTTCAATGAAATGGTCAAGAACGGCGAACTGAAAGCCCCGATCGTGATCGGCCGCGACCACCTCGACACCGGCTCGGTCGCCAGCCCGAACCGCGAAACCGAAAGCATGAAGGACGGCACCGACGCCGTGTCCGACTGGCCGCTCTTGAACGCGCTCCTGAACACCGCCGGCGGCGCCACCTGGGTCAGCCTGCACCATGGCGGCGGCGTCGGCATGGGCTACTCGCAGCACTCCGGCGTGGTGATCGTGGCCGACGGCACCGAGGCGGCAGCCAAGCGGCTGGGCCGGGTGCTGGTCAACGACTGCGGCTCCGGCGTGATGCGTCACGCGGATGCCGGCTACGAGACGGCGATTGCGTGTGCCAAGCGCAATGGCTTGAACCTGCCGATGATCAAGTAA